The DNA sequence CTTGACACGGGATGCATCGGTACAATAGATGACCCGACCTCATTGGTTACAAGAATTAGGGAGCCGTTTATTTTTTTTATTTCTAAAATAAGATTTTTGATTTGAGTTAATGAAACATCGATTGTCTTTTGAATATCTTCTTTGCAGGGTTTTTCTTTTTCTCCTGTTATTTGAAAAAGAATTCGAGAAATTAAATTTGTTATGCAGTCAAGCAAATAGTGTTTTTCTCCGTTGACGGCTTTTTCTAAGTTTAAAAAGCCCTCATAGGTACGCCACTTTGGGTTGCGTCTTTTAATATGCTTTTTTACTCTTTCCTGCATTTCATCATCATAGATTTCGGCGGTTGCTATATAGACAACATCATCTATTCCGTC is a window from the Treponema denticola genome containing:
- the cobU gene encoding bifunctional adenosylcobinamide kinase/adenosylcobinamide-phosphate guanylyltransferase — encoded protein: MITLITGGSRSGKSAYAEKLLDGIDDVVYIATAEIYDDEMQERVKKHIKRRNPKWRTYEGFLNLEKAVNGEKHYLLDCITNLISRILFQITGEKEKPCKEDIQKTIDVSLTQIKNLILEIKKINGSLILVTNEVGSSIVPMHPVSRAFSDIQGIVNAKIAELADEVVLCVCGLPIKIKDGASI